The nucleotide window ATTGGTTATGCCGTTTCAACAGATGGTTATCATATCGAGAAACGTTCACCGTCTCCTGTTTTTGAACCAACAAACATTACAGAAAAAGATGGCTGTGAGGATCCTCGAATAACTCTTCTCGATGAAAGATACGTTATGACCTACACAGCGCTATATAAATATAATCAGCAATATGTGCATCAGATCTCTATAACTTCAATCAACATTGAGGATTTTCTCAATAAGAAATGGAAATGGGGGGATAGACGGCTACCTTTTCCAGGCATTCTTAATAAAGATGCCGTGATTTTTCCTAGGAGAATTAATGGGCAATATGTTCTGTTTCATCGCATCGAACCGAATATTTGTGTAGCCTATTCCGTTGATCTCCATCGGTGGTGTGATATAAAGGCTGTAATCAAGCCTAGACCGAAAACTTGGGATTGTTGTAAAGTTGGTGCAGCTGGTCCACCAATAGAGCTTAACGAAGGTTGGCTCTTTATTTATCACGGAGTGAATTTTAACAAGGTGTATTCTCTTGGCGCTACACTACTTGACAAGGACAACCCGGAAATAGTTCTTTATCGTTCCGAAAAGGCAATATTGACTCCTGTCGAAGACTATGAACGTTTCGGTAAAGTGCCCAACGTTGTCTTTAGCTGTGGAAATGTTATGATAGACAATCAACTTCTCATCTACTATGGGGGTGCCGATGATGTCCTGTGCGTTGCCACCTATGACCTTAGTGAGTTACTGCCCAAAAAATAATGTGCATGCACGCATTTCTGACGGTCTGCCAAATTGGAAGAGTTAGGCTACTTTCACTACTGTCCATACTTAGATACATGAAAATCCTATCTCTTTTTGACAGGATTGGGGCTCCATTCTGGGATGATGGAATCCTATCAAATGGTAATGCCTGCACACCAACCTAATAGACTCTATTACCCGCAAACTTCCTCTCTTCTGAATGCCAGCACAACGCACGAGTGTCACCAACTAAATGCTTATGAATATACAGCGATACTCACGTTGATAGTTCTGCAAGGTGTATGATTAAATGGATGCAAATACAAAAACCATTATTGTTTCAAGGTTTGATTTGTCCAACGGAGAGGTTCAGCAGCGAGAGGATACTGTGGCCATAGAGGATTCATTACATATATTTCTTGGAACTGTTCATTTAGTATCTATTCTTTGTTCACCAACTTTTTTGAAAGAGTTGGTTGTGGGTCACTTACTGAGTGAAGGGGTAGTTCAGTCGGTTGATCACATCGTTGATATTCGTTTTGATGGAGAGCATCGATGTAGTGTAACGTTGCAGAAGACAGGCGTTGAGACTCATAACATCATTTCTCAGTCTTTTTCTAGGCTGATCATCTCAGCATGTGGAACTATGAGCTACAATTCGCTCTCAGAACTTCTTAATAAGATTGAATTGAAACGTTTGTCCTCTTGGCAGATCAATGCGAGTATAGTCAAGGAATGTGTTTGTAAGTTGAATAAGTTGGCTAATACTTTTAGGAAGACAGGGGGAGTACATGCCGCGGCATTGTTTAAGCCTAATGGGGAGCTGATTGTGTTAGCTGAGGATGTTGGACGCCATAATGCAGTCGATAAGGTTATTGGTGCAGGGTCGTTGAGTGGTGAGAACTTGGAAAATTGCTTCTTAGCTTTGAGTGGTCGTATGACAGGAGATATTGTTTTGAAAGCTGCACGTGTGGGAATACCAATAGTGTCTTCTTTGGCTGCAGCAATTGATTCGGGGGTTAAACTAGCTGAGAAAACTGGCGTGACCATAGTGGGATTTGTGCGAGGGAAACGAATGAATGTTTATACTCATCCAGAGCGGATTAAAATCTGACTTTGCCAGTTGACTTTCCATAGAGTCAGCGAGTGTGAGAGCCCTCAAGCAAAGCTTTAGCCAGTTCTGTTGGCAGAGGAGTCTTCTTATGAGTCTTCTCACCGTAAGCAACTATCACTGCTTCGACCTTATAGACCAATATCCGGGCCTTCAGCTTCTCTCTCCTCTTATAGAATGTATGGACTAAGGTGAGCGCCGTAGTGCCCACCTTCTTGACTTCGGCCCTCACATCTGCAAAGTCTCTTGGTGAAAATTGAGAAAAATACTCGAAGCAGACATTCCTTGGAAAGGAAATTCGGTATTTGTCATAGAAGTGCATCTGAGAAAAACCCAAACTCTTCAGCAAACCTGTTTCCCTTAATTCACAATAGCGGCAATACACCCACCAATTTAGCCTCTTGAAAGCGTCAGCACCTTCTGGAAACACTATAATGTTTTTTTCCTCGTATGACATGACTATCTAAAG belongs to Candidatus Bathyarchaeota archaeon and includes:
- the fdhD gene encoding formate dehydrogenase accessory sulfurtransferase FdhD; translation: MDANTKTIIVSRFDLSNGEVQQREDTVAIEDSLHIFLGTVHLVSILCSPTFLKELVVGHLLSEGVVQSVDHIVDIRFDGEHRCSVTLQKTGVETHNIISQSFSRLIISACGTMSYNSLSELLNKIELKRLSSWQINASIVKECVCKLNKLANTFRKTGGVHAAALFKPNGELIVLAEDVGRHNAVDKVIGAGSLSGENLENCFLALSGRMTGDIVLKAARVGIPIVSSLAAAIDSGVKLAEKTGVTIVGFVRGKRMNVYTHPERIKI
- a CDS encoding glycosidase; this translates as MKRFQGNPILEPVAAHAWESYRVFNAAAFYLDKRVHILYRAMGNDGVSRIGYAVSTDGYHIEKRSPSPVFEPTNITEKDGCEDPRITLLDERYVMTYTALYKYNQQYVHQISITSINIEDFLNKKWKWGDRRLPFPGILNKDAVIFPRRINGQYVLFHRIEPNICVAYSVDLHRWCDIKAVIKPRPKTWDCCKVGAAGPPIELNEGWLFIYHGVNFNKVYSLGATLLDKDNPEIVLYRSEKAILTPVEDYERFGKVPNVVFSCGNVMIDNQLLIYYGGADDVLCVATYDLSELLPKK